The Schaalia dentiphila ATCC 17982 sequence GAGTTCACCCTTGTCGTAGTAGCTGGTGTCCACCTGCATCATTTCGGGCGCCATCTCGGCGGCGATCGTCTGGCTCATGGCCTTGACGCGGGCGGCGCTCATGCCCACCAGGTAGGGGGCCTTGCCGTCGAAGTAGGCCAGGTAGGTGGATTCGATCGGGATCTGGTCGATGGCGACGCGAGTGACCTTCTCGGGCAGGGTGACTTCGTTGCCCGCGTGGTCGGTGATGGTGCGTGTCGAGGCGGCCGGGGCCTCCTGGGTGGTCGCCCCCGATTGGCTGGTGGCGGAGCCGGAGCCGCCTGCGCAGGCGGTGAGGGCAAGGGTGGCGGTGGCCAGGATAGCGGTCAGGGTGGCGAGGCGTGTTTTCATTGCGTCCTCTCGTGTTTAGGGATTGCGAGGGATATGCTACACAAAATTAGGTGTTCCTCACAAGGGTGAGTGTGGCATTATGACACGGTGTTATATCCCGTCGGCACGACGGTCGGCTCACGTCGTCTGTTGACTGGCTACAAATGCCCGGCTACCCTCGTGGAAATGACTCGAGACACCTCCTCATCCGCGCTGGTTAGCGCCTCCGGACGCACCCTCACGTCGAACTGGTGGCGAGTGGTCGCGATGATCTGGAGCGGTCAGGCGTTTTCCATCATCACCAGCGGCGCGTCGGGATGGGCGATCGTCTGGCACGTCACCACAACCGAAGGATCTGCCCTCAAGCTCGCCATCGTCATGGCCCTCTCTCAGCTGCCCCTCGGCCTTCTGGCACCGCTGGGCGGGGTCGCCGCTGACCGCTATAACCGCCGCACCGTCATGATTATCTCGGACCTGGGTGCGGGTGGAATGTCGCTCGCGCTGGGGGCGCTGGCCTGGCTGGGACACGGGAGCTTCGCACTCATATGCCTCTTTGCTGCTCTGCGCAGCTGCTTCCAGGCCTTCCACTTCCCCGCGATGAGTGCGGCCATGCCGATGCTGGTCCCCGAGAAGCACCTCATGCGAGTCAACACCTTCGACCAGGCCGTGGGGTCCATCGCCAACATCGGTTCCCCCGCCATAGGCATCGCCCTGTACACCGCCTTCGGGCTTCCCTACACCCTGGGTCTGGAGTTCGTCGGAGCGCTCCTGGCGGTCGCCGGCCTGGCGCTTGCGACGATTCCCTCCGTCGAGGCTGAGATGCCCCCAACCATCATGGGGCAGATTCGCGAGGGCTGGCGCGCGCTCAGTGTCAACGTTGGTCTCGTCTACCTCATCGTCGCCCTCACGGCCGGCATGATGGTGTTTGAAGCGCTCGCGGTGGTCTACCCGCTCATGGCGCAGCAATACTTCGGAGCCGACGGGGCAATGGTGTCCGTCGCCGAGGCGATCACCGGGACGTGCATGCTGGTCGGCGCGGTCTTCATGATGGCGTGGGGCGGGGGCAAACGCCTCGCGCTGCTCATCAGCGCCACGACCGTCGTCGTCGGCCTCCCCTTCGCCGCCGTCGGCCTGCTCCCGCGCGGCGGCTTCTGGGCCTTCGTCGCCCTCATGGGATTCGGCTGTATCTTCCTGGCGTGGTT is a genomic window containing:
- a CDS encoding MFS transporter, whose product is MTRDTSSSALVSASGRTLTSNWWRVVAMIWSGQAFSIITSGASGWAIVWHVTTTEGSALKLAIVMALSQLPLGLLAPLGGVAADRYNRRTVMIISDLGAGGMSLALGALAWLGHGSFALICLFAALRSCFQAFHFPAMSAAMPMLVPEKHLMRVNTFDQAVGSIANIGSPAIGIALYTAFGLPYTLGLEFVGALLAVAGLALATIPSVEAEMPPTIMGQIREGWRALSVNVGLVYLIVALTAGMMVFEALAVVYPLMAQQYFGADGAMVSVAEAITGTCMLVGAVFMMAWGGGKRLALLISATTVVVGLPFAAVGLLPRGGFWAFVALMGFGCIFLAWFHAPLMTLIQRHVGEDKVGRALGFFQLMLGLAMPVGMVLGGAFAEKMGGPVLFTASGVFFCVLGAAMYAIPRIRDLDTPVPAALPLDDEDA